Proteins encoded by one window of Conger conger chromosome 1, fConCon1.1, whole genome shotgun sequence:
- the LOC133142109 gene encoding G-protein coupled receptor family C group 6 member A-like, which produces MKNMWSFILLLIIHLPRISSAYPCSVLGGPRGVCRTGNVIVGGLFSLHHRVTEINGTTDVCEGFDIQSFLQTRVMIYSIGVINQSPLLPNLTLGYEMYDTCGDVTMALKAALSLMADRINPGEVCLSLGNEQNASESSVKVVVGERHSEISIAVARLLALPLIPQISFASTSELLSRKAKFPSFLRTVPSDAHQTKAMAKLIETLNWEIVGVIGSEDEYGKYGVERLIDHMSSNVCLDFKEILPSVVSRKEHQNLLNRLMQTVKESTAEVIVIFTKTSNVRIVLEEAIRLGINKTWIAGDSWSTATEIRDLKGIEQIGRVYGFIMKQNTVPGFEEHVRGFTAQLAEEDSFFSEYLTRNPACTGSLDPGKDPQNCSFHNADEESSTAHCTNIQCLVQHIDRDESYGIYLAVKVIAQALHSLLKCDDMKCNRTATFTARELLEEIKQVNFTVDNITNISFDQHGDPSLGYDILAWDMEDGGVILKEIGEYAPSGDIVLPQHLISECNNITVTVYNCSKACPYGQELSFHNNTCCKICNFCADNQYSEGGNNTCRSCKDNEFVSPDHDCCVPKTMTFLKLTDGFAIVLAVFGLAGLIFTLLVAVLFIKYRDSPIIKGTGGNLCFLILISLATSFSSVCTFFGRLSDRTCKAGLPLFILSFSLCVSCILANLFQICVGFAFEAKVRDRLKRLNNPVAIVTGCMAVQVALCTMWLTLFPPFRKTVPSEHHILIRCDNGSNVMFAVSLGYISFLAVVCFLFGFKGKRLPDLYKNASFITISMLIYLVAWMLFIPVYIKTSGKYVQAVQASAILVSNYSILGCHFCPKCYIILFRKELNNEKAILEYIRKHYEKKGVSPVTTDK; this is translated from the exons atgaaaaacatgtggTCCTTTATACTACTGTTGATCATTCACCTTCCCCGCATCTCTTCTGCGTACCCCTGTTCGGTTCTGGGCGGTCCTCGTGGAGTTTGCAGGACTGGCAACGTCATTGTTGGTGGGCTGTTTTCACTGCATCATCGAGTTACAGAGATCAATGGCACTACTGACGTGTGTGAGGG CTTCGACATACAGTCGTTCCTCCAAACCCGAGTGATGATATACTCAATAGGAGTGATCAACCAGTCTCCGTTGCTGCCCAACCTGACGCTGGggtatgaaatgtatgacaCGTGCGGAGATGTTACCATGGCACTAAAAGCGGCGTTAAGCCTGATGGCGGACAGAATCAATCCCGGTGAGGTGTGCTTGTCACTGGGGAACGAGCAGAACGCATCTGAAAGCAGTGTGAAGGTTGTGGTAGGGGAACGACATTCTGAAATCTCTATAGCCGTTGCTCGTCTCCTTGCTCTTCCACTAATCCCACAG ATCAGTTTTGCTTCCACAAGCGAACTTCTCAGCAGGAAGGCCAAGTTTCCTTCCTTTCTGCGCACAGTCCCAAGTGATGCTCATCAAACCAAAGCGATGGCCAAGCTGATTGAGACACTTAACTGGGAGATTGTTGGAGTCATCGGCAGTGAGGATGAATATGGAAAATATGGCGTTGAAAGGTTAATCGATCATATGAGCTCCAACGTGTGTCTAGACTTTAAGGAAATCCTACCATCGGTCGTTTCTCGCAAAGAGCATCAGAATCTGCTGAACCGCCTCATGCAGACAGTCAAAGAGTCGACAGCTGAGGTGATCGTGATTTTCACCAAGACGTCGAATGTGAGAATTGTCCTGGAAGAGGCCATCAGACTTGGCATCAACAAGACCTGGATTGCAGGCGACAGCTGGTCCACAGCGACTGAAATACGTGACCTGAAAGGCATTGAGCAGATTGGGAGAGTCTACGGGTTTATAATGAAGCAAAACACGGTCCCAGGGTTTGAGGAGCATGTGCGTGGCTTCACAGCACAACTTGCAGAGGAGGACAGCTTCTTCAGTGAGTACCTGACTCGAAATCCAGCCTGTACCGGCTCACTGGACCCCGGCAAAGATCCTCAGAACTGTTCCTTCCACAATGCTGACGAGGAGAGCTCTACTGCTCACTGTACGAATATTCAGTGTCTTGTGCAGCACATTGACCGGGATGAATCATACGGAATCTATCTAGCAGTGAAAGTCATAGCGCAAGCTTTGCATAGCCTGCTGAAATGTGACGATATGAAGTGTAACAGGACCGCAACGTTTACTGCCCGGGAG CTTCTAGAAGAAATCAAACAAGTTAATTTCACCGTGGACAACATTACTAACATTTCATTCGATCAGCATGGAGACCCCAGTCTAGGGTATGATATTCTGGCTTGGGACATGGAGGATGGTGGCGTGATCTTGAAGGAGATTGGAGAATATGCACCCTCTGGTGACATTGTGTTGCCTCAGCACCTTATCAGTGAATgcaacaacatcacg GTGACTGTCTACAATTGTTCCAAAGCCTGCCCTTATGGACAGGAGCTGAGCTTTCATAATAACACCTGCTGCAAGATCTGCAACTTCTGTGCGGACAATCAGTATTCCGAGGGCGGGA ATAACACGTGTAGATCATGTAAGGACAACGAGTTTGTGTCTCCTGATCATGACTGCTGCGTGCCGAAAACCATGACGTTCCTGAAATTGACGGATGGATTCGCCATCGTCCTGGCGGTGTTTGGCTTGGCGGGGCTGATTTTCACCCTGCTGGTGGCCGTCCTGTTCATCAAGTATCGGGACTCGCCCATCATCAAGGGTACCGGGGGCAACCTGTgcttcctcatcctcatctccCTCGCCACAAGCTTCAGTAGCGTGTGCACATTCTTTGGAAGGCTCTCGGACCGCACCTGTAAG GCGGGCCTGCCGCTCTTCATCCTCAGCTTCTCCCTCTGCGTCTCCTGCATCCTGGCCAACCTCTTCCAGATCTGCGTCGGCTTCGCCTTCGAGGCCAAGGTCCGCGACAGGCTGAAGAGACTCAACAACCCCGTGGCCATAGTGACGGGCTGCATGGCCGTCCAGGTGGCTCTGTGCACCATGTGGCTGACTTTGTTCCCGCCCTTCCGAAAGACGGTCCCCTCCGAGCACCACATCCTCATTCGGTGCGACAACGGCTCCAACGTGATGTTCGCCGTGTCGTTGGGCTACATCTCCTTCCTGGCCGTCGTCTGCTTCCTGTTCGGCTTCAAGGGAAAGCGGCTGCCGGACCTGTACAAGAACGCCAGCTTCATCACCATCAGCATGCTCATCTACCTGGTGGCCTGGATGCTCTTCATCCCCGTCTACATCAAAACGTCCGGGAAGTACGTGCAAGCAGTGCAGGCGTCAGCCATTTTGGTGTCCAACTACAGCATCCTGGGATGCCACTTCTGCCCCAAGTGCTACATCATCCTGTTCAGGAAGGAGCTCAACAACGAGAAGGCCATCCTGGAGTACATCCGGAAGCATTACGAGAAGAAGGGCGTGTCGCCTGTCACCACTGACAAGTGA
- the LOC133138869 gene encoding G-protein coupled receptor family C group 6 member A-like: MRSFILLLIIHLPRISAYPCSVTGGPCGVSRTGDIIIGGLFPLHERPTSVINGTSGDCAGFNIQSFLRTRVMIYSIGVINQSPMLPNLTLGYEMYDTCGDVTMAIKAALRLMEDRINPECLSLQNKQNASSTGAKVVVGERYSEISTVVARFLALPLIPQISYGSTSEVLSRKTKFPSFLRTVPSDAHQTKAMAKLIETLNWEIVGVIGSEDEYGRYGVESLIDHMSSNVCLDFKELLPSVVSRKEHQNLLNRLMQTVKESTADVIVIFTKTSNVRIVLEEAIRLGINKTWIGGDSWSTSITIRGLKGIEQIGRVYGFIMKQNTVPGFEEHVRGFTAQLAEEDSFFSEYLTRNPACTGSLDPGKDPQNGSFHNADEESSMAHCTNILVQHIDRDESYGIYLAVKVIAQALHSLLKCDDMKCNRTATFTAWELLEEIKQVNFTVDNITNISFDQHGDPSLGYDILAWDMEDGKVIVKTIGEYAPSGDIVLPQHLISECNNITVTVYNCSKACPYGQELSFHNNTCCKICNFCADNQYSEGGNKTCRSCKDNEFVSSDHDCCVPKTMTFLKLTDGFPIVLVVFGLAGLIFTLLVAALFIKYRDSPIIKGTGGNLCFLILISLATSFSSVCTFFGRLSDRTCKAGLPLFILSFSLCISCILANLFQICVGFAFEAKVRDRLKRLNNPVAIVTGCMAVQVALCTAWLTLFPPHQTTVHSEHHILIQCHNGSNVMFAVSFGYIAFLAVVCFLFGFKGRRLPDLYKNASFITISMLIDLVVWMLFIPVYIYTSGKYVQAVQASAILVSNYSILGCHFCPKCYIILFRKELNNEKAILEYIRKHYEKKGVSPVTTDK, translated from the exons ATGCGGTCCTTTATACTACTGTTGATCATTCACCTTCCCCGCATCTCTGCATACCCCTGTTCGGTTACTGGTGGTCCTTGTGGAGTTTCCAGGACTGGCGACATCATTATTGGTGGGCTTTTTCCGCTGCACGAACGACCTACGTCAGTGATCAATGGCACTTCTGGGGACTGTGCGGG CTTTAACATACAGTCGTTCCTCCGAACCCGAGTGATGATATACTCAATTGGAGTGATCAACCAGTCTCCGATGCTGCCCAACCTGACGCTGGggtatgaaatgtatgacaCGTGCGGAGATGTTACCATGGCGATAAAAGCTGCGTTAAGGCTGATGGAGGACAGAATCAATCCCGAGTGCTTGTCTCTACAGAATAAGCAAAATGCGTCCTCAACAGGCGCAAAGGTGGTGGTCGGGGAACGATATTCTGAAATCTCTACCGTCGTTGCGCGCTTCCTTGCTCTTCCGCTAATCCCACAG ATCAGTTATGGTTCCACAAGCGAAGTTCTCAGCAGGAAGACCAAGTTTCCTTCCTTTCTGCGCACAGTCCCAAGTGATGCTCATCAAACCAAAGCGATGGCCAAGCTGATTGAGACACTTAACTGGGAGATTGTGGGAGTCATCGGCAGTGAGGATGAATATGGAAGATATGGCGTTGAAAGCTTAATCGATCATATGAGCTCCAACGTGTGTCTAGACTTTAAGGAACTCCTACCATCGGTCGTTTCTCGCAAAGAGCATCAGAATCTGCTGAACCGCCTCATGCAGACAGTGAAAGAGTCCACAGCTGATGTGATCGTGATTTTCACCAAGACGTCGAATGTGAGAATTGTCCTGGAAGAGGCCATCAGACTTGGCATCAACAAGACCTGGATTGGAGGCGACAGCTGGTCCACCTCCATTACAATACGGGGCCTGAAAGGCATTGAGCAGATTGGGAGAGTCTACGGGTTTATAATGAAGCAAAACACGGTCCCAGGGTTTGAGGAGCATGTGCGTGGCTTCACAGCACAACTTGCAGAGGAGGACAGCTTCTTCAGTGAGTACCTGACTCGAAATCCAGCCTGTACCGGCTCACTGGACCCCGGCAAAGATCCTCAGAACGGTTCCTTCCACAATGCTGACGAGGAGAGCTCTATGGCTCACTGTACGAATATTCTAGTGCAGCACATTGACCGGGATGAATCATACGGAATCTATCTAGCAGTGAAAGTCATAGCGCAAGCTTTGCATAGCCTGCTGAAATGTGACGATATGAAGTGTAACAGGACCGCAACGTTTACTGCCTGGGAG CTTCTAGAAGAAATCAAACAAGTTAATTTCACCGTGGACAACATTACTAACATTTCATTCGATCAGCATGGAGACCCCAGTTTAGGGTACGATATTCTGGCTTGGGACATGGAGGATGGTAAGGTTATCGTCAAGACGATTGGAGAATATGCACCCTCTGGTGACATTGTGTTGCCTCAGCACCTTATCAGTGAATgcaacaacatcacg GTGACCGTCTACAATTGTTCCAAAGCCTGCCCTTATGGACAGGAGCTGAGCTTTCATAATAACACCTGCTGCAAGATCTGCAACTTCTGTGCGGACAATCAGTATTCCGAGGGCGGGA ATAAGACATGTAGATCATGTAAGGACAACGAGTTTGTGTCTTCTGATCATGACTGCTGCGTGCCGAAAACCATGACGTTCCTGAAATTGACGGATGGATTCCCCATCGTCCTGGTGGTGTTTGGCTTGGCGGGGCTGATTTTCACCCTGCTGGTGGCCGCCCTGTTCATCAAGTATCGGGACTCGCCCATCATCAAGGGTACCGGGGGCAACCTGTgcttcctcatcctcatctccCTCGCCACAAGCTTCAGTAGCGTGTGCACATTCTTTGGAAGGCTCTCGGACCGCACCTGTAAG GCGGGCCTGCCACTCTTCATCCTCAGCTTCTCCCTCTGCATCTCCTGCATCCTGGCCAACCTCTTCCAGATCTGCGTCGGCTTCGCCTTCGAGGCCAAGGTCCGCGACAGGCTGAAGAGACTCAACAACCCCGTGGCCATAGTGACGGGCTGCATGGCCGTCCAGGTGGCTCTGTGCACCGCGTGGCTGACTTTGTTCCCGCCCCACCAAACGACGGTCCACTCCGAGCACCACATCCTCATTCAGTGCCACAACGGCTCCAACGTGATGTTCGCCGTGTCGTTTGGCTACATCGCCTTCCTGGCCGTCGTCTGCTTCCTGTTCGGCTTCAAGGGAAGGCGGCTGCCGGACCTGTACAAGAACGCCAGCTTCATCACCATCAGCATGCTCATCGACCTGGTGGTCTGGATGCTCTTCATCCCCGTTTACATCTATACGTCCGGGAAGTATGTGCAAGCAGTGCAGGCGTCAGCCATTTTGGTGTCCAACTACAGCATCCTGGGCTGCCACTTCTGCCCCAAGTGCTACATCATCCTGTTCAGGAAGGAGCTCAACAACGAGAAGGCCATCCTGGAGTACATCCGGAAGCATTACGAGAAGAAGGGCGTGTCGCCTGTCACCACTGACAAGTGA